The Oxobacter pfennigii genome has a window encoding:
- a CDS encoding transporter substrate-binding domain-containing protein: MKRVLAILLTVAMSFAVMAGCTNQNSGSGNQTEDIVASVKKSDAIAAALPDRVKTAGKIMIGVDDSYPPMEYRDDNNALVGFDVDFGNALGKKLGVEVEWVPTAWEGIIPSLQAAKFDFILSSLSITDERKLEIGFSEPYIQGGPVIITLKENTSIKSGDDLVGKVVGAQLGTTGEDAAKSVEGVKEIKSYDKITEALQDLSAKRTEAVVADDQVGRYYIALDPEKYIVAGKMVEEPFGIGFRKDDTALIDAVQKAIDELKSEGTLSKISMKWFNSDYYKN, encoded by the coding sequence ATGAAAAGGGTACTGGCGATTTTACTTACAGTGGCAATGTCCTTTGCCGTTATGGCAGGATGCACAAATCAAAATTCAGGTTCAGGCAATCAGACAGAAGATATCGTTGCATCAGTTAAGAAAAGCGATGCAATAGCAGCTGCTTTACCTGACAGGGTAAAAACAGCAGGAAAAATCATGATAGGTGTAGACGATTCATATCCTCCAATGGAATACAGGGATGACAATAACGCCCTTGTAGGCTTTGACGTGGATTTCGGCAATGCATTGGGTAAAAAGCTAGGCGTGGAAGTTGAATGGGTTCCGACAGCTTGGGAAGGAATAATACCTTCACTGCAGGCAGCAAAGTTTGACTTCATACTTTCCTCACTCAGTATAACTGATGAGAGGAAATTGGAAATAGGATTCAGCGAACCATACATTCAGGGCGGTCCTGTAATCATCACTTTAAAAGAAAATACTTCGATTAAATCAGGTGACGATTTGGTAGGCAAGGTTGTAGGAGCTCAGCTTGGTACTACAGGGGAAGATGCGGCAAAATCAGTAGAAGGCGTTAAAGAAATAAAATCATATGATAAAATAACTGAAGCGCTGCAGGATTTGTCGGCTAAAAGAACTGAAGCTGTTGTAGCCGATGACCAGGTAGGAAGGTACTACATTGCCTTAGACCCTGAAAAGTACATTGTAGCCGGAAAAATGGTGGAAGAACCATTCGGTATCGGTTTCAGGAAAGATGATACAGCATTAATTGATGCTGTGCAAAAAGCCATTGATGAATTAAAGAGCGAAGGTACACTTTCAAAGATTTCTATGAAGTGGTTCAATTCAGATTATTATAAAAACTAG
- a CDS encoding amino acid ABC transporter permease gives MNIEFILSKLPFLLQGSIMTIQLTVVTLIIGTFLGIILALLKISKIKIINLLATFYTWVFRGTPLILQLFFFYYALPILGITFSPFTAAVVGLSLNCGAYMAEIIRGGILAIDKGQFEASKALGYTYFQTMTKIVLPQTIRIILPPVGNEFIAMLKDTSLVSTIAMVELMRTATQISSATFKYTEMLFSAAVLYLVMTTLFTSAFSALEKKLAVYV, from the coding sequence TTGAATATAGAGTTTATACTTAGTAAATTACCGTTTTTGCTTCAAGGCAGCATTATGACCATACAGCTTACGGTAGTAACATTAATTATCGGCACATTTCTTGGCATAATACTGGCATTGCTTAAGATATCAAAAATAAAGATAATAAATTTATTGGCGACATTTTATACCTGGGTCTTTCGCGGCACCCCATTAATACTTCAGCTGTTCTTCTTTTATTATGCTCTGCCTATTTTAGGAATAACTTTTTCTCCATTTACTGCAGCGGTAGTTGGATTGAGTTTAAACTGCGGGGCTTATATGGCGGAGATTATAAGAGGCGGAATCCTGGCAATTGACAAGGGGCAGTTTGAAGCGTCAAAAGCCTTAGGATACACATATTTTCAGACTATGACCAAAATAGTGCTCCCTCAGACTATAAGAATCATACTCCCTCCTGTAGGAAATGAGTTTATAGCAATGTTAAAGGACACATCCCTTGTATCCACCATTGCCATGGTAGAACTCATGAGGACGGCAACGCAGATTTCATCAGCAACATTCAAATATACAGAAATGCTTTTCAGTGCGGCAGTATTGTATCTTGTTATGACGACTTTATTCACCAGCGCATTTTCGGCACTGGAGAAGAAGCTTGCAGTTTATGTTTAG